Proteins from a genomic interval of Mycolicibacterium grossiae:
- a CDS encoding MMPL family transporter: MTERTSRIVALLVVLAGVAALVLIGSSSAAEQSPVAVPSTSESARADGTRAAFPGGDAVPAILVVTRADERPLTPADLAAADAARTRVIEAAGIGPGAPPSAVSRDGQAVVATVPLRGGLSGFALDDAVTALRSAAGDGLPDDLRAQLTGGPAFGADIANSFSGANVTLLAVTAAVVALLLIVTYRSPVLWLVPLLVIALADRVGSVLGAAVATAVGTTPDGSTSGITSVLVFGAGTNYALLLISRYREELGAIADHRAALRTALRQAAPAIVASNATVVLALLTLLLATSPSTRSLGVQAAAGLVVAAAFVLLVLPPALSVCGTKLFWPFIPRTGDRRITTTGAWHRVASWVAGRPAVVAGVAIVVLAGLTLGLLGTPVGLSQTEQFRVRAESVAGYETLARHFPSGLTDPTRVVAASAADDAVGQAITSTPGVVSATPAGRSPSGLTQWSVVLDAPPASDAAFRTVDALREAVHAADPGALVGGSDASARDARAAANRDLRVVVPAILLVVLVVLYVLLRAAFAPLILVGVTVLSALAALGLGSWVSVHAFGFPALDATTPLFAFLFLVALGVDYTIFLVTRAREETPEHGTREGIVRAVSATGAVITSAGIVLAAVFCVLGVLPLIVLTQIGIIVGLGILLDTFLVRTVIIPALWALIGPRIWWPALHARR, translated from the coding sequence GTGACCGAACGAACGTCGCGCATCGTGGCGCTGCTCGTCGTGCTGGCGGGTGTGGCGGCGCTCGTCCTGATCGGCTCGTCGAGTGCCGCCGAGCAGTCCCCGGTGGCGGTGCCGTCGACCTCCGAGTCGGCCCGGGCGGACGGCACACGCGCCGCGTTTCCCGGCGGGGACGCCGTGCCGGCCATCCTGGTGGTGACCCGCGCCGACGAGCGGCCGCTGACCCCGGCCGACCTCGCGGCCGCCGACGCCGCCCGCACCCGGGTGATCGAGGCGGCCGGGATCGGACCGGGCGCGCCGCCGAGCGCCGTCTCCCGGGACGGCCAGGCCGTCGTGGCGACCGTGCCACTGCGCGGCGGGCTGTCCGGCTTCGCCCTCGACGACGCCGTGACCGCGCTGCGCTCGGCAGCCGGCGATGGGCTGCCCGACGACCTGCGTGCCCAGCTCACCGGCGGGCCGGCCTTCGGCGCCGACATCGCCAACTCGTTCAGCGGCGCCAACGTCACGCTGCTCGCCGTCACCGCCGCGGTCGTCGCGCTGCTGCTCATCGTCACCTACCGGTCGCCGGTGCTGTGGCTGGTGCCGCTGCTCGTCATCGCCCTGGCCGACCGGGTGGGCTCGGTGCTGGGCGCGGCGGTGGCGACCGCCGTCGGCACCACCCCCGACGGGTCGACCTCCGGCATCACCAGCGTGCTGGTGTTCGGCGCGGGCACCAACTACGCGCTGCTGCTCATCTCGCGCTACCGCGAGGAACTCGGCGCGATCGCCGACCATCGGGCGGCGTTGCGCACCGCGCTGCGTCAGGCCGCGCCGGCGATCGTCGCCAGCAACGCCACCGTGGTGCTCGCGCTGCTGACACTGCTGCTGGCGACGTCGCCCAGCACCCGCAGCCTGGGGGTGCAGGCGGCCGCCGGGCTGGTGGTCGCAGCGGCGTTCGTCCTGCTGGTCCTGCCGCCCGCGCTGTCGGTCTGCGGCACGAAGCTGTTCTGGCCGTTCATCCCGCGGACCGGTGACCGCCGGATCACCACCACCGGGGCGTGGCACCGCGTCGCGTCGTGGGTCGCCGGCCGGCCCGCCGTCGTGGCGGGCGTCGCGATCGTCGTGCTGGCCGGGCTCACCCTCGGTCTGCTCGGCACGCCGGTGGGGCTGTCGCAGACCGAGCAGTTCCGGGTGCGGGCCGAGTCGGTCGCCGGCTACGAGACCCTGGCCCGGCACTTCCCCAGCGGCCTGACCGACCCCACCCGCGTGGTGGCCGCCTCCGCCGCGGATGACGCCGTGGGGCAGGCGATCACGTCGACGCCCGGCGTGGTGTCGGCCACCCCGGCCGGCCGGTCGCCATCTGGGCTGACGCAGTGGTCGGTGGTACTCGACGCGCCGCCCGCCTCGGACGCGGCGTTCCGGACCGTCGACGCCCTGCGTGAGGCGGTGCACGCCGCCGACCCCGGGGCGCTGGTGGGTGGCTCGGATGCGTCGGCGCGCGACGCCCGCGCGGCCGCGAACCGGGACCTGCGCGTCGTGGTGCCTGCCATCCTGCTCGTCGTGCTGGTGGTGCTCTACGTCCTGCTGCGCGCGGCCTTCGCGCCGCTGATCCTCGTCGGCGTGACGGTGCTCAGTGCGCTGGCGGCGCTCGGACTCGGCAGCTGGGTCAGCGTGCACGCGTTCGGCTTTCCGGCGCTCGACGCCACCACGCCGCTGTTCGCGTTCCTCTTCCTGGTCGCCCTCGGTGTGGACTACACGATCTTCCTGGTCACCCGCGCCCGCGAGGAAACCCCGGAGCACGGCACCCGCGAGGGCATCGTGCGCGCCGTGTCGGCGACCGGTGCGGTGATCACCAGCGCGGGCATCGTTCTCGCGGCGGTGTTCTGCGTGCTCGGCGTGCTGCCCCTCATCGTGCTGACCCAGATCGGCATCATCGTCGGCCTCGGCATCCTGCTGGACACGTTCCTGGTGCGCACCGTGATCATCCCGGCGCTGTGGGCACTGATAGGTCCGCGCATCTGGTGGCCGGCGCTGCACGCGCGGCGCTAA
- a CDS encoding MarR family winged helix-turn-helix transcriptional regulator, whose amino-acid sequence MVDATPPSSRAELEDRIYADLREMTAESDWVARAFADQHDVSANEFRALLFVMVAETSGHRLTAGDLRRQMGLSGAAITYLVERMTETGHLRREVDPRDRRRVILRYADHGLEVARGFFSTLAAHSHDALTELPDEDLAAADRVFGALVGAMRHFRSELPSTIGDAVGPG is encoded by the coding sequence ATGGTCGACGCAACGCCTCCCTCGTCCCGTGCGGAGCTCGAGGACCGGATCTACGCCGACCTGCGGGAGATGACCGCGGAATCGGACTGGGTGGCGCGCGCCTTCGCCGACCAGCACGACGTGTCGGCCAACGAGTTTCGGGCTCTGCTGTTCGTCATGGTCGCCGAGACCTCGGGACACCGCCTGACGGCCGGTGACCTGCGACGGCAGATGGGTCTGTCCGGCGCCGCCATCACCTACCTGGTGGAGCGGATGACCGAAACCGGCCACCTGCGCCGCGAGGTCGATCCGCGCGACCGGCGCCGGGTGATCCTGCGTTACGCCGACCACGGGCTCGAGGTGGCCCGCGGGTTCTTCTCGACGCTCGCCGCGCACAGCCACGACGCGCTGACCGAGTTGCCCGACGAGGACCTCGCGGCCGCCGACCGGGTATTCGGCGCGCTGGTCGGCGCCATGCGGCACTTCCGCTCGGAGCTGCCCTCGACGATCGGCGACGCCGTCGGTCCCGGGTGA
- a CDS encoding Na+/H+ antiporter: MGPALLAVLVASVLLAAIARRYDVSAPLALVVAGLAAGLIPGIGAIELEPELVLFVILPPLLWSAGLESSYVALRKNVRPIGLLAVGLPLATTFAVGVVAFHTVPELTVAAALTLGAIVAPPDAVSATAIGRRLGLPRRVMTLLGGESLLNDATALTAYKVALAAAIGTAATWTSGLGTFALAAAGGVLVGGALGWLIDHVRFWLGDPLVESAIGLVAPFFVYFLAEQIHGSGVIAVVVAALILGQRSTRASYATRLQDQAVWRAIQLVLESFAFLLIGLQLPTVVGELAGISAATLATASVAVLATVIAVRIAWMYAFTYLPRAMSRGIRTREPRPSPAQVFIVAWAGMRGVVSLAAAFAVPLTTLDGAEFPGRPQLVFLTFVVVVGTLLLHGLTLPWLIRVLDVPGDDLHRDAVAAAAAQTKATQAAADRLDELLAKAKPGAIHEYTPKALRAWNERRSQAAWEELGRSDEEIGQESPAAAFRRLRLAMLQAERQSFIAQRDAGTIDDEVLRTMLRGLDLEEATLNRD, from the coding sequence ATGGGTCCCGCACTCCTCGCGGTCCTGGTGGCCTCGGTGCTGCTGGCCGCGATCGCCCGCCGCTACGACGTCTCCGCGCCGCTCGCGCTGGTGGTGGCGGGACTGGCGGCCGGCCTGATCCCCGGGATCGGCGCCATCGAACTCGAGCCCGAACTGGTGCTGTTCGTCATCCTGCCGCCGCTGCTGTGGTCGGCGGGGCTGGAGAGCAGCTACGTCGCGCTGCGCAAGAACGTCCGCCCGATCGGCCTGCTGGCCGTGGGGTTGCCGCTGGCGACGACGTTCGCCGTCGGCGTCGTGGCGTTCCACACCGTGCCGGAGCTGACCGTCGCCGCGGCGCTGACGCTCGGGGCCATCGTGGCGCCGCCGGACGCCGTGTCCGCCACGGCGATCGGTCGCCGGCTCGGCCTGCCGCGGCGGGTCATGACGCTGCTGGGCGGGGAGAGCCTGCTCAACGACGCCACCGCGCTGACGGCCTATAAGGTGGCGCTCGCCGCGGCGATCGGCACCGCCGCGACGTGGACGAGTGGACTGGGGACCTTCGCGCTGGCCGCGGCGGGCGGGGTGCTGGTGGGCGGCGCGCTCGGCTGGCTGATCGACCACGTCCGGTTCTGGCTCGGCGACCCGCTGGTGGAGAGCGCCATCGGACTGGTGGCGCCGTTCTTCGTGTACTTCCTCGCCGAGCAGATCCACGGCTCGGGCGTGATCGCGGTCGTGGTGGCCGCACTGATCCTCGGGCAGCGCTCGACGCGGGCGTCGTACGCCACCCGGCTGCAGGACCAGGCGGTGTGGCGGGCCATTCAGCTGGTGCTCGAATCTTTCGCGTTCCTGCTGATCGGGCTGCAGCTTCCGACGGTGGTCGGCGAGCTGGCCGGCATCTCCGCGGCGACGCTGGCGACGGCGTCGGTGGCGGTGCTGGCCACCGTGATCGCGGTGCGCATCGCGTGGATGTACGCCTTCACCTATCTGCCGCGCGCGATGTCGCGCGGCATCCGCACCCGTGAGCCGCGGCCCTCGCCGGCACAGGTGTTCATCGTGGCGTGGGCCGGGATGCGCGGCGTGGTGTCGCTGGCGGCGGCGTTCGCGGTGCCGTTGACGACGCTGGACGGCGCGGAGTTCCCCGGCAGACCGCAGCTGGTGTTCCTCACCTTCGTGGTGGTGGTCGGCACGCTGCTGCTGCACGGCCTGACGCTGCCGTGGCTCATCCGGGTCCTCGACGTGCCGGGCGACGACCTGCACCGCGACGCCGTCGCCGCGGCCGCAGCGCAGACCAAGGCGACGCAGGCGGCCGCCGACCGCCTCGACGAACTGCTGGCCAAGGCGAAACCCGGCGCAATCCACGAGTACACGCCGAAGGCGTTGCGCGCGTGGAACGAGCGGCGCAGCCAGGCGGCGTGGGAGGAGCTGGGCCGCAGCGACGAGGAGATCGGCCAGGAGAGCCCCGCGGCGGCATTCCGGCGGCTGCGGCTGGCGATGCTGCAGGCCGAACGGCAGTCCTTCATCGCCCAGCGCGATGCCGGGACCATCGACGACGAGGTGCTGCGCACCATGCTGCGCGGTCTGGACCTGGAAGAGGCGACCCTCAACCGGGACTGA
- a CDS encoding UBP-type zinc finger domain-containing protein — translation MRRRTRRRETESAPPSSCDHLAELATRADPEPQTPGRCQGCRELGETTWAHLRMCLTCGHVGCCDSSPHRHATAHFHESGHPVMRSVEPGESWRWCYVDVLVDTTSTGDAPQP, via the coding sequence ATGCGGAGGAGAACGCGCCGGCGCGAGACGGAGTCCGCGCCGCCCTCGTCCTGCGACCACCTGGCCGAGCTGGCGACACGGGCCGACCCGGAACCGCAGACCCCCGGCCGGTGCCAGGGATGCCGCGAACTCGGCGAGACTACCTGGGCGCACCTGCGGATGTGCCTCACGTGCGGCCACGTCGGGTGCTGCGACTCGAGCCCGCACCGGCACGCCACCGCCCACTTCCACGAGTCGGGCCACCCGGTGATGCGGTCGGTGGAGCCCGGCGAGAGCTGGCGGTGGTGCTACGTCGACGTGCTGGTGGACACCACCAGCACGGGAGATGCCCCGCAACCGTGA
- a CDS encoding ATP-grasp domain-containing protein encodes MTDTTGGATAAAPSTVLLIGAAGPGSDLWLAFERLGAEVSSADPAGGAEAITARIATERPSLVVAESADVPAEVLITAAETDGVEVFPTPRSARLSVDREGLRKLAADELGLPTVPFWFAGSAAELDAVAEHAGFPLLVSPVVGDTAEGRSILTRREDVPAAWQRATAGTGRVIAETVVEIDDEVTLLTARSIGPAGPAVAFCEPIGHRRTADGPLETWQPHQMSPAALDAARSIAARIVNSLGGRGVFGVDLLVRGDEVYFSHVRPRPEEVGLLTLRSQRLSQFELHARAILGVALDTIMISPAAAEVLDARPAGPRGEAFAVPESDVRVLDGTTLAVATAPDVVRARDRAHRVSAALRAP; translated from the coding sequence ATGACTGACACGACCGGGGGAGCGACCGCGGCGGCGCCGTCCACCGTGCTGCTGATCGGTGCCGCCGGGCCGGGGTCGGACCTGTGGCTCGCGTTCGAGCGGCTCGGCGCCGAGGTGAGTTCCGCCGACCCCGCCGGCGGCGCCGAGGCCATCACGGCCCGCATCGCCACCGAGCGGCCCTCGTTGGTGGTCGCCGAGTCGGCCGACGTGCCCGCCGAGGTCCTCATCACCGCGGCCGAGACCGACGGGGTGGAGGTGTTCCCGACGCCGCGCAGCGCGCGACTGTCGGTGGACCGCGAGGGCCTGCGCAAGCTGGCCGCCGACGAGCTGGGGTTGCCGACGGTGCCGTTCTGGTTCGCCGGATCGGCCGCCGAGTTGGACGCCGTCGCCGAGCATGCGGGGTTCCCGCTGCTCGTCTCGCCGGTCGTGGGCGACACCGCCGAGGGCCGGTCCATCCTCACCCGCCGCGAGGACGTGCCTGCGGCGTGGCAGCGGGCCACGGCGGGGACCGGCCGGGTGATCGCCGAGACCGTCGTCGAGATCGACGACGAGGTCACGCTGCTGACGGCACGCTCGATCGGGCCGGCGGGCCCCGCCGTGGCGTTCTGCGAGCCGATCGGCCACCGCCGCACGGCCGACGGCCCGCTGGAGACCTGGCAGCCGCACCAGATGTCGCCCGCAGCACTGGATGCGGCGCGCTCGATCGCGGCGCGAATCGTGAACTCGCTCGGCGGACGGGGGGTGTTCGGGGTCGACCTGCTGGTGCGTGGTGACGAGGTGTACTTCTCGCACGTCCGGCCGCGCCCGGAGGAGGTGGGCCTGCTGACGTTGCGCTCGCAGCGGCTGTCCCAGTTCGAACTGCACGCCCGCGCCATCCTCGGCGTCGCGCTCGACACGATCATGATCTCGCCGGCCGCGGCCGAGGTGCTCGACGCCCGCCCCGCAGGCCCACGCGGCGAGGCGTTCGCGGTGCCCGAGAGCGACGTGCGCGTCCTCGACGGCACGACCCTGGCGGTGGCGACGGCGCCGGACGTGGTCCGCGCCCGTGACCGCGCGCACCGCGTCTCCGCCGCCCTGCGGGCGCCGTGA
- a CDS encoding Rv0361 family membrane protein, translated as MSDPDPDPDRPTIAPFLGALAIIVLVVIGIVVFHALGDDGPTPEQDVNRAAVAQNDALQRANYADFVTFTCAAERGTEADVLARQRDSVAKKGERYVDGFADVRIDGDRATAAVTYHFDEAPDDSVRVDMTFVREGGAWKVCSPGPS; from the coding sequence GTGAGCGACCCGGACCCGGACCCGGACCGGCCGACCATCGCGCCGTTCCTCGGCGCGCTGGCGATCATCGTGCTCGTCGTGATCGGAATCGTGGTCTTCCATGCGCTCGGCGACGACGGACCGACGCCCGAGCAGGACGTCAACCGCGCCGCCGTCGCGCAGAACGACGCGCTGCAGCGCGCGAACTACGCCGACTTCGTGACGTTCACCTGCGCGGCCGAGCGCGGTACCGAAGCCGACGTGCTTGCCCGACAACGGGATTCGGTGGCCAAGAAGGGCGAGCGCTACGTCGACGGCTTCGCCGACGTACGCATCGACGGCGACCGCGCGACGGCGGCGGTGACCTACCACTTCGACGAGGCGCCCGACGATTCCGTGCGGGTCGACATGACGTTCGTCCGGGAGGGCGGCGCCTGGAAGGTGTGTTCACCCGGTCCCAGCTAG
- a CDS encoding rhodanese-like domain-containing protein has protein sequence MSYAGDITPEEAWKLLSDNPDAVLVDCRTEAEWRFVGVPDTSSLRRDVVYVEWNRTDGSHNDGFVDDLVASGVTPGERPVVFLCRSGNRSIGAAEAATEAGIVPSFNVLDGFEGNLDADGHRGTTGWKAVGLPWRQS, from the coding sequence GTGAGCTACGCGGGAGACATCACGCCCGAAGAGGCGTGGAAGCTGCTGTCGGACAATCCCGACGCCGTGCTCGTCGACTGTCGCACGGAGGCCGAATGGCGCTTCGTCGGGGTCCCCGACACGTCCTCGCTCCGGCGCGACGTCGTGTACGTCGAGTGGAACCGCACCGACGGCAGCCACAACGACGGCTTCGTCGACGACCTGGTGGCCTCCGGCGTCACGCCCGGCGAGCGTCCCGTCGTGTTCCTCTGCCGCTCCGGAAACCGGTCGATCGGCGCGGCCGAGGCCGCCACCGAGGCCGGAATCGTCCCGTCGTTCAACGTGCTCGACGGCTTCGAGGGCAACCTGGACGCCGACGGGCACCGCGGCACCACCGGCTGGAAGGCCGTCGGCCTGCCGTGGCGGCAGTCATGA
- a CDS encoding O-succinylhomoserine sulfhydrylase, with protein sequence MSEPQQPDVPSVRIPAPLPDGVSQATIGVRGGLLRSGFEETAEALYLTSGYVYSSAADAEKAFTGEIDRYVYSRYGNPTISMFEERLRLMEGADAAFATATGMAAVFTALGALLGAGDRLVAARSLFGSCFVVCNEILPRWGVETVFVDGDDLAQWEEALSVPTQAVFFETPSNPMQSLVDIAAVCELAHAAGAKVVLDNVFATPLLQQGIPLGADVVVYSGTKHIDGQGRVLGGAILGEKDFIDGPVQKLMRHTGPAISAFNAWTLLKGLETLAVRVDYSNRSAQRVAEFLERQRGVDWVKYPFLPSHPQYDLATRQMSGGGTVVTFALDGGKQRAFEVLDRLRVVDISNNLGDAKSLITHPATTTHRAMGPEGRAAIGLGDGVVRISVGLEGTEDLLADLDQALG encoded by the coding sequence ATGAGCGAGCCCCAGCAGCCCGACGTGCCGTCGGTCCGGATCCCCGCACCGCTGCCCGACGGCGTCAGCCAGGCCACCATCGGGGTGCGCGGCGGACTCCTGCGGTCCGGCTTCGAGGAGACCGCCGAGGCGCTGTACCTCACGTCCGGATACGTCTACTCCTCGGCCGCCGACGCCGAGAAGGCGTTCACCGGCGAGATCGACCGGTACGTCTACTCCCGCTACGGCAACCCGACGATCTCGATGTTCGAGGAGCGGCTGCGGCTGATGGAGGGCGCAGACGCGGCCTTCGCGACCGCCACCGGCATGGCCGCGGTGTTCACCGCGCTCGGCGCGCTGCTCGGTGCCGGCGACCGCCTGGTGGCGGCGCGCAGCCTGTTCGGGTCGTGCTTCGTGGTGTGCAACGAGATCCTGCCGCGCTGGGGCGTCGAGACGGTGTTCGTCGACGGCGACGACCTCGCGCAGTGGGAGGAGGCGCTCTCCGTTCCCACCCAGGCGGTGTTCTTCGAGACGCCGTCCAACCCGATGCAGTCGCTCGTCGACATCGCCGCGGTGTGCGAGCTGGCCCACGCCGCGGGCGCGAAGGTGGTGCTGGACAACGTCTTCGCGACGCCGCTGCTGCAGCAGGGCATCCCGCTGGGCGCGGACGTGGTCGTCTACTCGGGCACCAAGCACATCGACGGCCAGGGCCGCGTCCTGGGCGGGGCCATTCTCGGCGAGAAGGACTTCATCGACGGCCCGGTGCAGAAGCTCATGCGCCACACCGGTCCGGCCATCAGCGCGTTCAACGCCTGGACGCTGCTGAAGGGTCTGGAGACGCTGGCCGTCCGGGTCGACTACTCGAACCGCTCGGCCCAGCGCGTGGCGGAGTTCCTGGAACGTCAGCGCGGGGTGGACTGGGTGAAGTACCCGTTCCTGCCGTCGCACCCGCAGTACGACCTCGCCACGCGGCAGATGTCGGGCGGCGGCACCGTCGTCACGTTCGCACTCGACGGCGGCAAGCAGCGCGCCTTCGAGGTGCTCGATCGGCTGCGGGTCGTGGACATCTCCAACAACCTCGGCGACGCCAAGAGTCTCATCACCCACCCGGCCACCACGACGCACCGCGCGATGGGCCCGGAGGGGCGCGCGGCGATCGGGCTCGGCGACGGGGTGGTGCGCATCTCGGTCGGCCTGGAGGGCACCGAGGACCTCCTCGCCGACCTCGACCAGGCGCTCGGCTGA
- a CDS encoding SDR family oxidoreductase produces the protein MDNIRGRTIAITGAARGIGYATAQALLARGARVVIGDRDVAVLETAVTALGRYGQVTGYPLDVTDRESFETFLDKARTDGAGHIDVLINNAGVMPIGPFLEESEQSIRSSIEVNFYGVLTGCQLVLPEMVKRRRGHVINIASLSGMIPLPGQVVYVGAKFAVVGLSAALADEMAPHGVDVSVIMPPFTNTQLISGTAETPGSKPVEPEQIAAAIVKTLDKPKTHVSVPPPLRFTAAAASMLGPRGRRWMNRKLGLDRAFLDFDKTARQSYEDRARAAQGVVEKSG, from the coding sequence ATGGACAACATCAGGGGTAGGACCATCGCGATCACCGGCGCCGCCCGCGGCATCGGCTACGCCACCGCGCAGGCGCTGCTGGCCCGCGGTGCCCGCGTGGTCATCGGTGACCGGGACGTGGCGGTGCTCGAGACCGCCGTGACGGCCCTCGGACGCTACGGGCAGGTCACGGGCTATCCGCTCGACGTCACCGACCGCGAGTCGTTCGAGACGTTCCTGGACAAGGCGCGCACCGACGGCGCCGGGCACATCGACGTGCTGATCAACAACGCCGGCGTGATGCCGATCGGCCCGTTCCTCGAGGAGTCCGAGCAGTCGATCCGCTCGTCGATCGAGGTGAACTTCTACGGCGTGCTGACCGGCTGCCAGCTGGTGCTGCCGGAGATGGTCAAGCGCCGCCGCGGACACGTCATCAACATCGCGTCGCTGTCGGGGATGATCCCGCTGCCGGGCCAGGTGGTCTACGTCGGCGCGAAGTTCGCGGTGGTGGGCCTGTCCGCGGCGCTGGCCGACGAGATGGCGCCCCACGGCGTCGACGTCTCGGTCATCATGCCGCCGTTCACCAACACCCAGCTGATCTCCGGCACCGCCGAGACGCCCGGCTCGAAACCCGTTGAGCCCGAACAGATCGCCGCCGCCATCGTCAAGACGCTCGACAAGCCGAAGACCCACGTCTCGGTGCCGCCGCCACTGCGCTTCACCGCCGCCGCCGCGTCGATGCTCGGACCGCGCGGACGCCGCTGGATGAACCGCAAGCTCGGCCTGGACCGCGCGTTCCTCGACTTCGACAAGACCGCGCGGCAGAGCTACGAGGACCGCGCCCGCGCCGCCCAGGGCGTCGTCGAGAAGAGCGGCTGA
- a CDS encoding GNAT family N-acetyltransferase produces the protein MSETASRQPIFVAVGQDDPLAAPLLAELAVEYATRYGGAVERVDRWLRSYPAAEFALPSGGMLVGVHDGVPVTGGAFRRFDPETAELKRIWTDSRYRRRGYARRLLAALEIEIAARGYRRIFLTTGDRQPEAEALYLATGYRRLDEPLQPEDGDTEVYPVAFLKELA, from the coding sequence ATGAGTGAAACCGCCTCCCGCCAGCCGATCTTCGTCGCCGTAGGCCAGGACGACCCGCTGGCCGCACCCCTGCTCGCCGAATTGGCGGTCGAGTACGCCACCCGCTACGGCGGCGCCGTCGAGCGCGTCGACCGCTGGCTGCGCAGCTATCCCGCGGCGGAGTTCGCACTACCGTCGGGCGGCATGCTGGTCGGCGTACACGACGGCGTCCCGGTCACCGGTGGGGCGTTCCGCCGCTTCGATCCCGAGACCGCCGAACTCAAGCGGATCTGGACCGACTCGCGGTACCGCAGGCGCGGCTACGCCCGCCGGCTGCTCGCCGCGCTGGAAATCGAGATCGCCGCACGGGGCTACCGGCGGATCTTCCTCACCACCGGCGACCGCCAGCCCGAGGCCGAGGCGCTCTACCTCGCCACCGGCTACCGCCGGCTCGACGAACCGCTGCAGCCCGAGGACGGCGACACCGAGGTCTACCCGGTGGCGTTCCTGAAGGAGCTGGCGTGA
- a CDS encoding LLM class flavin-dependent oxidoreductase, which translates to MSVPLSVLDLSPISAGSDAATALRNTVDLARHAERWGYRRYWVAEHHFAAVAGSAPAVLIGQIAAATERIRVGAAAVQLGFTTAVATVEAFGTIDALHPGRIDLGVGRSGQRRREALAQREPGESTPRPAAEWREVDGVVVPVPFDVAALMRDPRLRARMAALQQPGAQAPDFATQVDDILAMLDGDYATDGHRTDVVPGEGASLRPWVFGSSKGRSAEVAGSRGLPFVASYHITPATALDAVDAYRAAFRPSAALAEPYVVVSADVVVADDHDTAVHLASSYGHWVYSIRAGGGAVPYPDPDTVAPLTAEQTALTRDRTATQFVGDPDEVAHRLEALRRVTDADELVVTSVTHRHADRLRSHELLARRWHHR; encoded by the coding sequence GTGAGCGTCCCCCTCTCCGTCCTCGACCTGTCACCGATCAGCGCCGGCAGCGACGCGGCGACCGCGTTGCGCAACACCGTCGACCTCGCCCGGCATGCCGAGCGGTGGGGATACCGGCGCTACTGGGTGGCCGAGCACCACTTCGCGGCCGTGGCCGGATCCGCGCCTGCGGTGCTGATCGGCCAGATCGCCGCCGCCACCGAGCGGATCCGGGTGGGCGCCGCGGCCGTCCAGCTCGGGTTCACCACGGCGGTCGCGACGGTCGAGGCCTTCGGCACCATCGACGCGCTGCACCCCGGCCGCATCGACCTCGGCGTCGGCCGCAGCGGGCAGCGTCGCCGCGAGGCCCTCGCCCAGCGCGAGCCCGGCGAGTCGACACCGCGGCCCGCCGCCGAGTGGCGCGAGGTCGACGGGGTGGTGGTGCCGGTCCCGTTCGACGTCGCCGCGCTGATGCGCGATCCACGACTGCGGGCCCGCATGGCCGCCCTGCAGCAGCCCGGCGCGCAGGCCCCCGACTTCGCCACCCAGGTGGACGACATCCTGGCGATGCTCGACGGCGACTACGCCACCGACGGCCACCGGACCGACGTCGTGCCCGGTGAAGGAGCGTCGTTGCGGCCGTGGGTGTTCGGCAGCAGCAAGGGGCGCAGCGCCGAGGTCGCCGGGTCACGGGGACTGCCGTTCGTCGCCAGCTACCACATCACGCCGGCCACCGCGCTCGACGCCGTCGACGCCTACCGCGCGGCCTTCCGGCCGTCCGCCGCGCTCGCCGAGCCGTACGTCGTGGTGTCCGCCGACGTCGTGGTGGCCGACGATCACGACACCGCGGTGCACCTCGCCTCGAGCTACGGGCACTGGGTGTACTCGATCCGGGCGGGCGGCGGCGCGGTGCCCTATCCCGACCCGGACACCGTCGCGCCGCTGACCGCGGAGCAGACCGCGCTCACCCGGGACCGCACTGCGACGCAGTTCGTGGGCGACCCCGACGAGGTGGCGCACCGGCTGGAGGCGCTGCGCCGGGTGACCGACGCCGACGAACTGGTCGTCACCTCGGTCACGCACCGGCACGCCGACCGGCTGCGCTCGCACGAATTGCTGGCCCGCCGCTGGCACCACCGGTGA